Within the Fibrobacter sp. genome, the region TCAGGGCTATTGCCGGACCCACCAACCCTCTGGTCGCCAGAGAACAAAAACCCGGCTGTGTCCGCTCTTTAGGAACCCTTTTCCCGATTAAAGACAATTCAGGAAATATAATCGATCAGAGGATGGATAACCTGATCCATGCTTCAGCTACCGATGCTGAGGCGGAGCGGGAGATAAAACTCTGGTTCAAACCCACAGATATCCCACCCGGCATGCACGGATACTCCACAAAGAAAAGTGACCGGCATTTCTACTATAAGGAGGGAAAACTCTCTGATGTGTATGTGCCGGAAAGTGTTTGTGTTTTAGCCCCGGGAGATATTGTCTGGGAATCGGATCTGGAGATTCTGAACGCAGTCACAAATGGATCAAAGGCCAATGGAACCCTGGAATCCGTAGTTGCAAAATATCTGGTAAATCAGATCCGTTGAACAAACAGATTACCTTAAAATCCCCTGAAAAGGGGATTTTAAGTTTTTACCGAAAAAATTTGATCTGTAAGCCTCTCAAGCCATCTTTTCTCTTGCCAAATTCTTTTAACCCTCTGTTATATTTCATAGTAAAAGGGCACCTGTTCTGCCCCAAAACCAGACCAGGAGTAATTTTGAACAAACATACCATACTTTTCCTTGGCATAATTTTGATCTCTGCACTTTCTTGCGGCAAAAAGAGTGAACCCTCACCGAAGTCAGAAGACTCAAATGCAGTTGCCATCGGTTCATCCGATGAATTCACAAAAATATTGGAATCAAGCAGGAACAAACTTCTTGTCTTTGATC harbors:
- a CDS encoding nucleoside-diphosphate kinase, whose product is MSGKELDQTLVLIKPDALKNSLTGYVLSLLSEFHTGLCFAGTKVVNVTRMLAEEHYTEHRGKAFFPSLLEYIMGLSHYPDEQNKRRVVALVYQGVDAVAKIRAIAGPTNPLVAREQKPGCVRSLGTLFPIKDNSGNIIDQRMDNLIHASATDAEAEREIKLWFKPTDIPPGMHGYSTKKSDRHFYYKEGKLSDVYVPESVCVLAPGDIVWESDLEILNAVTNGSKANGTLESVVAKYLVNQIR